One genomic window of Nocardioides daphniae includes the following:
- a CDS encoding DUF1731 domain-containing protein: MGGRDGTPLEAGARVCLLRTAPVLDRRSAPLNVLAPLFRTGLGAGLGSGQQYFPIISLRDWTAAAAFLAESRDLSGPFNLSSPVTPTNAEFTDALAAAVGRRAFLRVPAFALKPAAGAMAPEVLGSIRAVPAALESAGFDFSDHTVADVLAAGLAK; the protein is encoded by the coding sequence GTGGGAGGCCGCGACGGCACCCCCCTCGAGGCTGGCGCGCGGGTCTGCCTGCTGCGGACGGCACCGGTGCTCGACCGCCGCTCCGCTCCGCTCAACGTGCTGGCGCCGCTCTTCCGGACCGGCCTGGGAGCCGGCCTCGGCTCGGGCCAGCAGTACTTCCCGATCATCTCGCTGCGCGACTGGACCGCTGCGGCCGCCTTCCTGGCCGAGTCGCGCGACCTCTCCGGGCCCTTCAACCTCTCCTCCCCCGTGACTCCGACGAATGCCGAGTTCACCGACGCGCTGGCCGCGGCCGTCGGACGGCGCGCCTTCCTCCGTGTGCCCGCCTTCGCCCTCAAGCCCGCGGCCGGCGCGATGGCTCCCGAGGTCCTCGGCTCGATCCGCGCCGTCCCGGCCGCGCTCGAGTCGGCCGGCTTCGACTTCTCCGACCACACGGTCGCCGACGTCCTGGCAGCCGGTCTGGCGAAGTGA
- the sucB gene encoding 2-oxoglutarate dehydrogenase, E2 component, dihydrolipoamide succinyltransferase translates to MASEVTLPALGESVTEGTVTRWLKQVGDTVAVDEPLLEVSTDKVDTEIPSPMAGVLLEIRANEDDTVEVGAVLAVIGEEGEGGASAEAPAEEAPAQEAPAEEAPAQEAPAEEAPAAEAPAAQEAPAAEAPTADTSNATSVTLPALGESVTEGTVTRWLKQVGDEVAVDEPLLEVSTDKVDTEIPSPVAGTLLEIKVSEDETVEVGAELALVGSGSPAAAPAAEEKPSAPAAPAAEEKPAAPAAPVAEEKPAAPAAEEKPAAAAEEKPAAPAAPAAPAAEEKPTAPAQPAAPAESKPTRDEDQSAYVTPLVRKLAADNGVDLSTLTGTGVGGRIRKQDVLDAAAAAKAPAAPAAESAPAAAAPSAPAAAAPSPLRGRTEKLSRLRKVIASRMVESLQTAAQLTTVVEVDVTDIARQRDAIKADFAAREGVKLSFMPFFAKAAIDALKVHPVLNAQIDLENGEVTYFDKENLAIAVDSEKGLLTPVIKDAGDLSVAGLARKIADVADRTRNNKIGPDELSGGTFTLTNTGSRGALFDTPILNQPQVAILGTGAVVKRPVVIDDPKLGETIAVRQMVYLALTYDHRLVDGADAARFLRDVKQRLEAGQFDI, encoded by the coding sequence ATGGCCTCCGAAGTCACCCTCCCCGCACTCGGCGAATCCGTCACCGAAGGAACCGTCACCCGCTGGCTGAAGCAGGTCGGTGACACCGTCGCCGTCGACGAGCCGTTGCTCGAGGTCTCCACCGACAAGGTCGACACCGAGATCCCCTCGCCCATGGCCGGCGTGCTGCTCGAGATCCGTGCCAACGAGGACGACACCGTCGAGGTCGGCGCCGTGCTGGCCGTCATCGGCGAGGAGGGCGAGGGTGGCGCGTCCGCCGAGGCCCCCGCCGAGGAGGCCCCGGCCCAGGAGGCGCCCGCCGAGGAGGCCCCGGCCCAGGAGGCGCCCGCCGAGGAGGCTCCGGCTGCCGAGGCTCCGGCCGCCCAGGAGGCTCCGGCCGCCGAGGCTCCCACCGCTGACACGTCCAACGCCACGTCGGTCACGCTCCCCGCGCTGGGCGAGTCGGTGACCGAGGGCACCGTGACCCGGTGGCTGAAGCAGGTCGGTGACGAGGTCGCCGTCGACGAGCCGCTGCTCGAGGTCTCCACCGACAAGGTCGACACCGAGATCCCGTCGCCCGTCGCCGGCACCCTGCTGGAGATCAAGGTCTCCGAGGACGAGACCGTCGAGGTCGGCGCCGAGCTCGCGCTGGTCGGCTCGGGCTCGCCCGCCGCTGCCCCCGCAGCCGAGGAGAAGCCCTCCGCTCCCGCCGCTCCCGCAGCCGAGGAGAAGCCGGCCGCTCCCGCGGCACCTGTCGCCGAGGAGAAGCCCGCAGCGCCTGCTGCCGAGGAGAAGCCCGCAGCTGCTGCCGAGGAGAAGCCGGCCGCACCCGCCGCTCCCGCCGCTCCCGCCGCCGAGGAGAAGCCCACCGCTCCGGCCCAGCCGGCTGCCCCCGCCGAGTCGAAGCCGACCCGCGACGAGGACCAGAGCGCCTACGTGACCCCGCTGGTGCGCAAGCTCGCCGCCGACAACGGCGTCGACCTCTCCACCCTCACCGGCACCGGTGTCGGTGGGCGCATCCGCAAGCAGGACGTCCTCGACGCCGCTGCTGCCGCCAAGGCCCCGGCTGCCCCGGCCGCCGAGTCCGCCCCGGCCGCTGCAGCGCCGAGCGCCCCCGCCGCCGCGGCCCCGTCGCCGCTGCGTGGCCGCACCGAGAAGCTCAGCCGCCTGCGCAAGGTCATCGCCTCGCGCATGGTCGAGTCGCTCCAGACCGCCGCCCAGCTCACCACGGTGGTCGAGGTCGACGTCACCGACATCGCCCGCCAGCGCGACGCGATCAAGGCCGACTTCGCCGCTCGCGAGGGCGTGAAGCTCTCCTTCATGCCGTTCTTCGCCAAGGCCGCGATCGACGCCCTCAAGGTGCACCCGGTCCTCAACGCGCAGATCGACCTCGAGAACGGCGAGGTGACCTACTTCGACAAGGAGAACCTGGCGATCGCCGTGGACTCCGAGAAGGGCCTCCTCACCCCGGTCATCAAGGACGCCGGCGACCTGTCGGTGGCTGGTCTCGCCCGCAAGATCGCCGACGTGGCCGACCGCACCCGCAACAACAAGATCGGTCCCGACGAGCTCTCCGGCGGCACCTTCACGCTGACCAACACCGGCAGCCGTGGCGCGCTCTTCGACACCCCGATCCTCAACCAGCCGCAGGTCGCCATCCTCGGCACCGGTGCGGTCGTGAAGCGCCCGGTCGTCATCGACGACCCCAAGCTCGGCGAGACCATCGCGGTGCGCCAGATGGTCTACCTCGCGCTGACCTACGACCACCGCCTGGTCGACGGCGCCGACGCGGCTCGCTTCCTGAGAGACGTCAAGCAGCGCCTCGAGGCGGGTCAGTTCGACATCTGA
- a CDS encoding glycine cleavage T C-terminal barrel domain-containing protein, which produces MVCRTGYTGERGYELIVRNDQALAVWDALLEAGADHGIVPCGLGARDTLRTEMGYPLHGQDISLETTPLEGGVRWAVGWSKERFWGKNVLAAQKEEGAPRVLRGLLSTGRAIPRPGMSVTLTEHVPLGDVTSGTFSPTLKKGIGLALLPTSIEVGAEVGVDVRGRREIFTVVKPPFVDTSVREG; this is translated from the coding sequence GTGGTCTGCCGCACCGGCTACACCGGCGAGCGTGGCTACGAGCTGATCGTGCGCAACGACCAGGCGCTGGCCGTTTGGGACGCGTTGCTCGAGGCGGGTGCCGACCACGGCATCGTGCCCTGCGGCCTGGGTGCCCGCGACACCCTGCGCACCGAGATGGGCTACCCGCTGCACGGCCAGGACATCTCGCTCGAGACCACGCCCCTGGAGGGCGGTGTCCGGTGGGCGGTCGGCTGGTCGAAGGAGCGCTTCTGGGGCAAGAACGTGCTCGCCGCCCAGAAGGAGGAGGGCGCGCCGCGCGTGCTGCGTGGCCTGCTCTCCACCGGCCGCGCCATCCCGCGCCCCGGCATGTCGGTGACCCTGACCGAGCACGTGCCGCTCGGGGACGTCACCTCCGGCACCTTCAGCCCGACGCTGAAGAAGGGGATCGGCCTGGCCCTGCTGCCCACCTCGATCGAGGTCGGCGCCGAGGTCGGCGTCGACGTCCGTGGGCGCCGCGAGATCTTCACGGTGGTCAAGCCGCCGTTCGTCGACACGTCCGTCCGGGAGGGCTGA
- a CDS encoding RDD family protein: protein MQTASWTRRILALLVDWFASIGVVMLLLGWQGWLDNPSSGLYTLGVFVLQSGFLVALAGGSFGQLVTRLRVVRFDGTPRPITLLPALLRQVLVALVIPPLVFRPDGRGLHDLAVGSAVVRLEDLTSPAQ from the coding sequence GTGCAGACCGCCTCGTGGACCCGCCGCATCCTCGCCCTCCTCGTCGACTGGTTCGCGAGCATCGGCGTGGTCATGCTCCTCCTGGGCTGGCAGGGATGGCTCGACAACCCGTCCTCCGGCCTCTACACCCTCGGCGTCTTCGTCCTGCAGTCCGGCTTCCTGGTCGCGCTCGCCGGCGGCTCCTTCGGCCAGCTCGTCACCCGCCTGCGGGTGGTGCGCTTCGACGGCACCCCGCGCCCCATCACGTTGCTGCCCGCACTGCTGCGCCAGGTGCTGGTCGCCCTGGTCATCCCGCCGCTGGTCTTCCGACCGGACGGTCGCGGACTGCACGACCTGGCGGTCGGGTCAGCGGTCGTACGACTCGAGGACCTGACTTCCCCCGCCCAGTAG
- a CDS encoding DUF4191 domain-containing protein, with product MSTPVTTDLSRRQQLVRSYQMAKKSDPRLGLLTLGAGLFGALIGFFGVAALPGGGPLSWIIAVVTGILLGLLLAMIVFGRRVQRAAYDQMDGQVGAAAAALGMLRGKWKVDPAVGFTKQQDVVHRVVGPPGIVLVGEGSSPARLKALMSTERRKHERVLADTPIHEVVCGKGEGQVPLDKILRHVQKLGRQVKPAEMTDILNRLRALDANRSNIPLPKGPVPTSMKGMRGQMRGR from the coding sequence ATGTCTACCCCCGTCACCACCGACCTCTCCCGTCGCCAGCAGCTGGTGCGCTCGTACCAGATGGCGAAGAAGTCCGACCCCCGCCTGGGCCTGTTGACCCTCGGCGCCGGACTCTTCGGTGCCCTCATCGGCTTCTTCGGCGTCGCGGCCCTGCCCGGCGGCGGCCCGCTGTCGTGGATCATCGCCGTGGTGACCGGCATCCTGCTGGGCCTCCTCCTCGCCATGATCGTCTTCGGCCGTCGCGTGCAGCGCGCTGCCTACGACCAGATGGACGGCCAGGTGGGCGCCGCCGCAGCAGCCCTGGGCATGCTCCGCGGCAAGTGGAAGGTCGACCCCGCCGTCGGCTTCACCAAGCAGCAGGACGTCGTGCACCGCGTGGTCGGCCCTCCCGGCATCGTCCTCGTGGGTGAGGGCTCCAGCCCCGCTCGCCTGAAGGCCCTGATGAGCACCGAGCGCCGCAAGCACGAGCGGGTGCTGGCCGACACCCCGATCCACGAGGTCGTCTGCGGCAAGGGCGAGGGCCAGGTGCCGCTGGACAAGATCCTGCGCCACGTCCAGAAGCTCGGCCGTCAGGTCAAGCCGGCCGAGATGACCGACATCCTCAACCGCCTGCGGGCGCTGGACGCCAACCGCTCCAACATCCCGCTGCCGAAGGGCCCCGTGCCGACCAGCATGAAGGGCATGCGCGGCCAGATGCGCGGTCGCTGA
- the lipB gene encoding lipoyl(octanoyl) transferase LipB, which yields MTLEFVEAGFGEAAVPYLEAWELQRDVHAGVVDGSRPPTVLLLEHPPVFTAGKRTDPHERPADPGGADVIDVDRGGKITFHGPGQLVGYPIVGLPDHVKVVDYVRRVEEALIHVCADLGVATARVPGRSGVWLQADARGPERKIAAIGIRVSRGVTMHGFSLNCDVDMSWYGRFVPCGIADAGVTSLSQELGRDVTVTDVLPLVRRHVTDYLAWAPYDATPDYEPRPEPGRTPRIELVTPGA from the coding sequence ATGACGCTGGAGTTCGTGGAGGCAGGATTCGGCGAGGCCGCAGTGCCCTACCTCGAGGCCTGGGAGCTGCAGCGCGACGTGCACGCCGGCGTCGTCGACGGCTCGCGGCCGCCGACGGTGCTGCTGCTCGAGCACCCTCCGGTCTTCACGGCCGGCAAGCGCACCGACCCGCACGAGCGCCCCGCCGACCCCGGTGGCGCCGACGTGATCGACGTCGACCGCGGCGGCAAGATCACCTTCCACGGACCGGGCCAGCTCGTGGGCTACCCGATCGTGGGGCTGCCCGACCACGTCAAGGTCGTCGACTACGTACGACGCGTCGAGGAGGCCCTGATCCACGTCTGTGCCGACCTCGGTGTCGCCACCGCCCGAGTTCCGGGGCGCAGCGGGGTCTGGCTGCAGGCCGACGCCCGCGGCCCGGAGCGCAAGATCGCCGCGATCGGCATCCGGGTCAGCCGCGGCGTGACCATGCACGGCTTCTCGCTCAACTGCGACGTCGACATGTCCTGGTACGGCCGGTTCGTGCCCTGCGGCATCGCCGACGCCGGCGTCACGTCGCTCAGCCAGGAGCTGGGCCGCGACGTCACCGTCACCGACGTCCTGCCGCTCGTACGCCGCCACGTCACCGACTACCTCGCGTGGGCGCCGTACGACGCCACCCCCGACTACGAGCCGCGGCCGGAGCCCGGGCGTACGCCGCGCATCGAGCTCGTCACGCCCGGCGCGTGA
- the lipA gene encoding lipoyl synthase, whose amino-acid sequence MTSPLPDGRKLLRLEVRNAETPIERKPEWIKTRAKMGPEYTALQSLVKSEGLHTVCQEAGCPNIFECWEDREATFLIGGDQCTRRCDFCQIDTGKPIDLDRDEPRRVAESVQKMGLRYATITGVARDDLPDGGAWLYAETVRVIHELNPDTGVENLIPDFNGKPDLLQEVFESRPEVLAHNVETVPRIFKRIRPAFRYERSLDVITQARDFGLVTKSNLILGMGETREEVTQALEDLHGAGCELVTITQYLRPSVRHHPVERWVKPEEFVELQAEAEEIGFSGVLSGPLVRSSYRAGRLYRQAMDARASATA is encoded by the coding sequence GTGACGTCACCTCTTCCTGATGGCCGCAAGCTCCTCCGCCTCGAGGTCCGCAACGCGGAGACCCCGATCGAGCGCAAGCCCGAGTGGATCAAGACGCGCGCCAAGATGGGTCCGGAGTACACGGCGCTCCAGAGCCTGGTGAAGTCCGAGGGCCTGCACACGGTGTGCCAGGAGGCCGGGTGCCCCAACATCTTCGAGTGCTGGGAGGACCGCGAGGCCACCTTCCTCATCGGCGGTGACCAGTGCACCCGTCGCTGCGACTTCTGCCAGATCGACACCGGCAAGCCCATCGACCTCGACCGCGACGAGCCCCGCCGCGTCGCCGAGTCGGTGCAGAAGATGGGCCTGCGCTACGCCACCATCACCGGTGTGGCCCGCGACGACCTGCCCGACGGCGGCGCCTGGCTCTACGCCGAGACCGTCCGCGTCATCCACGAGCTCAACCCCGACACCGGCGTCGAGAACCTGATCCCCGACTTCAACGGCAAGCCCGACCTGCTCCAGGAAGTCTTCGAGTCGCGTCCCGAGGTCCTCGCCCACAACGTCGAGACCGTCCCGCGCATCTTCAAGCGGATCCGTCCCGCGTTCCGCTACGAGCGCTCGCTCGACGTGATCACCCAGGCTCGAGACTTCGGCCTGGTGACCAAGTCCAACCTGATCCTCGGCATGGGCGAGACCCGCGAGGAGGTCACCCAGGCGCTGGAGGACCTGCACGGCGCCGGGTGCGAGCTGGTCACCATCACCCAGTACCTGCGCCCGTCGGTGCGCCACCACCCCGTCGAGCGCTGGGTCAAGCCCGAGGAGTTCGTCGAGCTCCAGGCCGAGGCCGAGGAGATCGGCTTCTCGGGCGTGCTGTCCGGCCCGCTCGTACGTTCGTCCTACCGCGCAGGACGCCTGTACCGTCAGGCCATGGACGCCCGGGCGTCCGCGACCGCCTGA